The Fulvia fulva chromosome 13, complete sequence genome window below encodes:
- a CDS encoding MFS-type transporter pynF: MNNELEDLTGRPVDTETQDIVADTRKQAWRALAGCAILQLPIWGIAMTFGIFQEAYTRSHVISGGSASGIIGTTMNGVMYLSMPLLFTALDRSWAQYRRSVAIAGIVISSLAFLVSSWSTQLWHLVLTQGVLAALGSTLLYSPTTLYLDEHFTAGKATVYGAILSSKNIVGSCCPLILTALLEKLGFRWTLRIWAAVVLCTGTIGIAIIPTKTSPSSQLTRGDRKVPWTFLRHKTIWIYSFANAVFSCGYGIPQTYLPSYARDVLKLSTLSSSLMITLFNAPGIISCVGFGLLSDKAKVSSTTNTFISAAGTSLSAFLLWGLSSNRIEGVLIAFSLLCGFFAGGYSSTWGGWIKDLEQEAVARNEAIDTGMLYGLFNGARGVGYVISGVAGVELLQVGSVQENMRWGYGTKYGALILFTGVSAVVGGWSVLWRYHSRPSVG; this comes from the coding sequence ATGAACAACGAACTCGAGGACCTCACTGGACGTCCGGTCGACACAGAGACCCAGGACATAGTCGCCGATACCAGAAAGCAAGCTTGGCGTGCACTTGCAGGATGCGCAATACTGCAGCTCCCCATCTGGGGCATCGCAATGACCTTCGGCATCTTCCAAGAGGCATACACTCGTAGCCACGTGATATCCGGTGGCAGTGCCTCGGGCATCATCGGCACTACCATGAACGGTGTCATGTACCTGAGCATGCCCTTGCTCTTCACCGCACTCGACCGCTCTTGGGCGCAGTATCGGCGAAGCGTGGCGATCGCTGGGATTGTCATATCCAGCCTCGCCTTCCTGGTGTCATCTTGGAGTACGCAGCTGTGGCATCTAGTCCTTACGCAGGGCGTTCTGGCTGCGCTTGGCAGCACGTTGCTCTACAGCCCTACCACACTGTACCTGGATGAGCACTTCACCGCAGGAAAGGCTACTGTATATGGTGCCATCTTGTCCAGCAAAAACATCGTTGGGTCGTGCTGTCCTCTCATTCTCACGGCGCTGCTGGAAAAGTTGGGCTTCCGCTGGACGCTGCGCATATGGGCCGCCGTTGTGCTCTGTACCGGCACCATCGGCATCGCGATCATTCCAACCAAGACCTCGCCATCCAGCCAACTGACACGAGGGGACAGGAAAGTACCCTGGACCTTCCTCCGGCATAAAACGATCTGGATCTATTCATTCGCCAACGCAGTCTTCAGCTGCGGCTACGGAATCCCACAGACATACCTCCCCTCCTACGCACGCGATGTCCTCAAATTATCGACCTTGTCAAGTTCATTGATGATAACCCTCTTCAACGCACCAGGCATCATCTCATGTGTAGGATTTGGTCTACTAAGCGACAAAGCAAAAGTCTCCAGCACGACGAATACCTTCATCTCAGCAGCCGGAACCAGTCTCTCCGCCTTCCTGCTCTGGGGTCTATCATCTAATCGTATCGAAGGTGTCCTCATCGCCTTCTCACTCTTATGTGGCTTCTTCGCTGGGGGCTACTCGTCCACCTGGGGAGGCTGGATCAAAGACCTTGAGCAGGAGGCAGTGGCAAGGAATGAGGCGATCGATACTGGTATGCTGTATGGCTTGTTCAATGGAGCCAGAGGTGTTGGGTATGTGATCAGTGGCGTGGCTGGCGTGGAGCTGCTTCAGGTGGGGTCGGTACAGGAGAACATGAGGTGGGGCTACGGTACAAAATATGGCGCGCTGATCCTGTTCACGGGAGTCAGTGCTGTAGTGGGTGGGTGGAGTGTGCTATGGCGATATCATTCAAGGCCTTCGGTGGGATGA
- a CDS encoding MFS-type transporter pynF, which produces MAASSATSEEEKQAESMDVEKRHHGDKFDEQIGKDVPCLVVEKGPDATTTPLAPPALQDGGLRAWLQVAGSFLVFGNLWGFTFAFGSFQSYYELDFLAGTSASTISWIGTATVFLLILIGVFSGPLFDLGYFRTMLLAGAFMETLSVFLMSVCHNYWQLMLAQGVLQGLGNGLLYLPGLALVGRSFKKNRAIAMGVTTCGAPVGGVIYTLVFEQLISKTSFGWTVRIMGFVMLASYCISFPLLLWGVKNLGGLASGTPRKLFDRAALTDVPFWAYSTANFFIFCGYMVPFTFIPSYGQVIMGMSRSSSLYVAMVAQASSVLGRLVAGYTASKIGVLIPWISCVTCSAMFCIAWIGVDSVGGFYAIAALYGCFSGALIPLPPSVFPVVCPDQKVFGARLGMAQAVGSVASLIGSPIAAALADASSSGGQPSYLGLQLFSGLIMLAGAINLVFLWIVLAKRSNGGSKLI; this is translated from the coding sequence ATGGCAGCGTCTTCTGCCACGAGCGAAGAAGAGAAGCAAGCAGAGTCGATGGATGTTGAGAAGCGGCATCATGGCGACAAATTCGACGAGCAGATTGGAAAGGATGTGCCCTGCTTAGTGGTTGAAAAGGGTCCAGACGCAACCACCACGCCACTTGCACCTCCAGCGCTACAAGATGGCGGCCTTCGAGCATGGCTTCAAGTCGCAGGCTCCTTCCTGGTATTCGGCAATCTTTGGGGCTTCACGTTCGCTTTTGGCTCTTTCCAGTCTTACTATGAGCTCGACTTCCTCGCTGGTACATCCGCATCGACCATCTCGTGGATTGGGACTGCGACAGTCTTCCTTCTCATCCTCATAGGAGTCTTCTCTGGCCCACTGTTCGATCTTGGATACTTCCGGACTATGCTACTCGCCGGGGCCTTCATGGAGACCCTGTCCGTCTTCTTGATGAGTGTCTGCCACAACTACTGGCAACTCATGCTGGCGCAAGGTGTCCTTCAAGGTCTCGGAAATGGCCTCCTGTATTTGCCTGGTCTAGCACTGGTCGGACGATCGTTTAAGAAGAATCGTGCGATCGCAATGGGCGTTACGACTTGCGGAGCGCCAGTCGGTGGCGTGATCTATACTCTGGTTTTCGAGCAGCTGATCTCGAAAACATCCTTCGGCTGGACTGTCAGAATCATGGGCTTCGTTATGCTGGCATCGTACTGCATCTCGTTCCCTCTGTTGCTTTGGGGCGTTAAGAATCTCGGCGGTCTTGCTTCGGGCACGCCGCGCAAGCTATTCGACCGAGCAGCGCTCACAGATGTGCCATTCTGGGCGTACAGCACGGCCAACTTCTTTATCTTCTGCGGCTACATGGTACCATTCACGTTCATCCCATCATATGGACAGGTCATTATGGGCATGAGTCGAAGCTCTTCGCTATACGTCGCAATGGTCGCACAGGCCAGCAGCGTCCTCGGGCGACTGGTGGCTGGATACACGGCTTCCAAAATCGGCGTCCTCATCCCATGGATCAGCTGCGTCACCTGCAGTGCAATGTTCTGCATCGCTTGGATTGGAGTCGACAGTGTTGGCGGGTTCTACGCTATCGCTGCACTGTACGGCTGCTTCAGTGGTGCGCTGATTCCGCTACCTCCCAGCGTCTTCCCAGTTGTCTGTCCAGACCAGAAAGTCTTTGGAGCTCGTCTAGGCATGGCGCAGGCTGTGGGCTCTGTTGCTAGTCTGATCGGGTCACCTATTGCTGCAGCTTTGGCAGATGCATCGAGCAGTGGTGGCCAGCCAAGCTATCTGGGGCTACAGCTGTTCAGCGGGCTCATCATGCTTGCTGGTGCCATCAATCTGGTCTTTCTATGGATTGTGCTGGCGAAGCGAAGCAACGGAGGCAGTAAACTGATCTGA
- a CDS encoding MFS siderochrome iron transporter 1 gives MGLFSRFAPKPVAPVVGVATQNHTTNLPLEVEAEKGDVNAQTTLRQTSLRPDVESDGDDELVHKENTQWGVQKSEAVCQVWPRSALFAVYAIRLPILITSRIWILYFLDALENTATSLMQPYVLSDFAAHSLVGVTPIMAGIIGGIWRVPLAKVMDIWGRSEAYALMVGAMTLGMIMMASCQNPETYAAAEVFNYLGGNGRSAVMAILIADTSQLKSRGLMFAFIASPYIITSWIAGYFANTFLDIDWRWAFGTWAIVTPVSSLPLFLILRYYERKARKTGIMPERPRSGRTVVQSIKYYLIETDALGLLTLCIGLALFLLPFSIYTRQPDGWRTPFIIALIIVGALLIIAFGLYEAFLAPVTFFPWALLKDRTILGANILAAVLFVEFYLWNNYFSSFVQVVVGQDIVRTGYIQNIYSIGSCTWSFVAGFILLKTGGFKWQAILFGWPVTAMGVGLMIYFRQPGVGVGYIVMCQIFIAIGGGTLVICEQVAGMAATTHQFVAMTLAIQGTSSQIGGAIGSTIAAAIWQANFPDKLLQYLPVEVSSNATAFGEIYQMLDVQLSYVGTPTGDAIVRAYGDTQRLMCAAATGILAIALAAILMWRNIDTRQRKQVKGMVF, from the exons ATGGGTCTCTTTAGTAGGTTTGCGCCCAAGCCTGTGGCGCCAGTGGTTGGTGTTGCCACTCAGAACCATACGACGAATCTACCTCTTGAAGTCGAAGCTGAGAAGGGCGATGTTAATGCTCAGACTACGCTGCGACAGACATCCCTGCGACCGGATGTCGAGAGCGACGGTGATGATGAGCTGGTACACAAGGAGAACACCCAGTGGGGAGTGCAGAAGTCGGAGGCCGTCTGTCAAGTCTGGCCGAGGAGCGCTCTCTTCGCAGTCTACGCGAT TCGGCTCCCAATACTGATCACGAGCAGGATCTGGATTTTGTACTTCCTGGATGCGCTAGAGAACACTGCGACTTCCCTGATGCAACCTTACGTGCTGTCGGATTTCGCCGCGCATTCTCTCGTTGGTGTCACACCCATTATGGCCGGTATTATTGGTGGCATTTGGCGAGTACCTCTAGCCAAGGTCATGGACATCTGGGGACGATCAGAGGCGTACGCGCTTATGGTCGGTGCTATGACTCTTGGTATGATCATGATGGCAAGCTGTCAGAATCCTGAGACGTATGCTGCTGCTGAGGTGTTCAACTACCTTGG TGGCAACGGTCGCTCGGCTGTCATGGCTATTCTCATCGCAGACACATCGCAACTCAAGAGCAGAGGTCTGATGTTCGCATTCATCGCCTCTCCCTACATCATCACCTCCTGGATCGCCGGCTACTTCGCAAACACATTCCTCGACATCGACTGGCGATGGGCTTTCGGCACCTGGGCAATCGTCACTCCCGTCAGCAGCTTGCCTCTGTTCCTCATCCTTCGATACTACGAGCGTAAAGCGCGCAAGACAGGAATCATGCCCGAACGCCCAAGAAGTGGACGCACCGTCGTCCAGTCCATCAAATACTACCTCATCGAGACCGACGCCCTTGGTCTGCTAACGCTTTGCATCGGACTGGCTCTCTTCCTCCTACCCTTCTCAATCTACACCCGCCAACCTGACGGTTGGAGAACCCCCTTCATCATCGCTCTAATCATCGTCGGCGCCCTCCTCATCATCGCCTTCGGTCTTTACGAAGCTTTCCTCGCCCCGGTCACCTTCTTCCCCTGGGCACTTCTCAAAGACCGCACAATCCTCGGCGCCAACATTCTCGCAGCCGTGCTCTTCGTCGAGTTCTACCTCTGGAACAACTACTTCAGCAGTTTCGTCCAGGTTGTCGTCGGTCAGGATATTGTGCGCACGGGTTACATCCAGAACATCTACAGCATCGGATCCTGTACGTGGTCCTTCGTTGCGGGCTTCATCCTCTTGAAGACTGGTGGCTTCAAGTGGCAGGCTATCCTCTTCGGCTGGCCTGTAACTGCTATGGGTGTAGGACTCATGATCTACTTCAGACAACCCGGTGTTGGTGTTGGCTACATCGTCATGTGCCAGATCTTCATCGCCATCGGCGGAGGCACTCTGGTTATCTGCGAGCAAGTTGCCGGCATGGCTGCTACGACGCATCAATTCGTGGCAATGACACTGGCCATCCAAGGCACCTCATCGCAGATCGGCGGTGCCATCGGCTCAACCATCGCCGCAGCTATCTGGCAGGCTAATTTCCCCGACAAGCTGTTGCAGTATTTGCCAGTGGAAGTGTCGTCGAATGCCACTGCGTTTGGGGAGATTTACCAAATGCTTGATGTGCAGCTTAGTTATGTGGGAACTCCTACTGGCGATGCTATTGTTAGGGCTTATGGTGATACGCAGAGGCTTATGTGTGCGGCTGCTACGGGAATTCTTGCGATTGCTTTGGCTGCTATTCTTATGTGGCGGAATATTGATACGAGGCAGAGGAAGCAGGTCAAGGGTATGGTGTTTTAG
- a CDS encoding Cellobiose dehydrogenase, whose product MKVNTTVLLSLAVATVSALPAGSPAPEDAWDVIVVGAGPAGIVVADRLSEAGKKTLLLEQGGPSYYITGGRERPGWLNDTDLSRVDVPGLYKSIYSNPSDDLLCPAEKLNSYGACTIGGCTAINAGLWFQPPATDFDRYFPDSWKSEDMQCAIDKVRKQQPYTSDPRTNGTAVSGYYAAKKWLVDGAGYKDVEFNDVPNEKVKTWGRPEFMYENGQRSGPVKTYLQSSLKRSNFKFQSGVQVKRVVRDGAKATGVDVTIDGKDSAISLSPKGGRVILSGGALFSPQLLMLSGIGDTAVLQNLSTHGLLKTDSKTWIENKAVGAGLFDNPNTFIELSGPSVTSYVYNYTDPVPADRDAYLKDRQGPYAFASETSAFWNEYKYPNGDAVGVQGTIDSSGFGEYMEDDTITLNIYGTSGMRSLGKVALNMTTGAPGQEKPFFYTDSEGQDADAIASFIHDIFASLPKSGLTPRNIPADASKEEIKKYITTASQYTLGNVNHWSSSCRLGECVDTNTVVKGTENLHVVDASIVPPLTTNPSFGVVIAAERAAEVILALKA is encoded by the coding sequence ATGAAGGTTAATACGACAGTACTTCTATCGCTTGCAGTTGCGACTGTTAGTGCACTACCGGCGGGTTCTCCTGCGCCTGAGGATGCTTGGGATGTCATTGTCGTTGGAGCTGGACCCGCAGGAATCGTTGTGGCGGATCGACTGAGCGAAGCGGGCAAGAAGACACTTCTACTGGAACAGGGTGGACCATCATACTACATTACTGGCGGACGGGAACGACCGGGTTGGCTCAACGACACAGATCTCAGCAGAGTCGATGTGCCTGGGCTGTACAAGTCGATCTACTCGAACCCGAGCGACGACTTACTATGCCCTGCAGAAAAGCTAAACTCGTACGGAGCATGCACAATCGGCGGATGCACCGCCATCAACGCTGGACTATGGTTTCAGCCACCCGCTACCGACTTCGATCGATACTTCCCCGACTCATGGAAGTCGGAGGACATGCAATGCGCCATCGACAAAGTCCGCAAGCAGCAGCCTTACACGAGCGACCCAAGGACGAACGGCACTGCGGTTTCTGGCTACTATGCGGCCAAGAAGTGGCTCGTTGACGGCGCTGGCTACAAGGACGTCGAGTTCAATGATGTTCCAAACGAGAAAGTCAAGACCTGGGGTCGTCCCGAGTTCATGTACGAGAATGGACAACGCAGTGGACCAGTCAAGACATACCTTCAATCTAGCTTGAAGCGCAGCAACTTCAAGTTCCAGAGTGGCGTTCAGGTCAAGCGTGTGGTCCGCGATGGCGCAAAAGCTACTGGCGTTGATGTCACAATCGATGGCAAGGACAGCGCCATCTCCCTCTCACCCAAGGGCGGTCGCGTCATCCTCAGTGGCGGCGCCCTCTTCAGCCCTCAGCTCCTGATGCTCAGCGGCATCGGTGACACCGCCGTCCTCCAAAACCTTTCGACCCACGGCCTGCTCAAGACCGACTCCAAAACCTGGATCGAGAACAAAGCAGTCGGCGCCGGCCTCTTCGACAACCCAAACACTTTCATCGAGCTTTCCGGCCCGAGCGTCACGTCATACGTCTACAACTACACGGACCCAGTCCCCGCCGACCGCGATGCGTACCTCAAAGATCGCCAGGGACCATACGCTTTCGCCTCTGAGACTTCCGCGTTCTGGAATGAGTACAAATACCCCAACGGCGACGCGGTCGGTGTACAGGGCACGATTGATTCGAGTGGCTTTGGGGAGTATATGGAAGACGATACCATCACCCTGAATATCTACGGCACATCAGGCATGCGCTCGCTAGGCAAAGTGGCATTGAACATGACCACCGGCGCTCCAGGCCAGGAGAAACCCTTCTTCTACACCGACTCCGAAGGCCAAGATGCCGACGCCATCGCGTCCTTTATCCATGACATCTTCGCCTCCCTGCCGAAGTCTGGCCTTACACCACGTAACATCCCGGCGGATGCTAGTAAGGAGGAGATCAAGAAATACATCACCACCGCGAGTCAATATACTCTCGGCAATGTCAACCACTGGAGCAGTAGTTGCAGACTTGGGGAGTGTGTGGATACGAATACGGTAGTCAAGGGGACGGAGAATCTTCATGTGGTGGATGCGAGTATTGTGCCGCCGCTTACGACGAATCCGAGTTTTGGGGTTGTTATCGCGGCGGAGAGGGCGGCGGAGGTGATACTTGCGCTCAAGGCGTAG
- a CDS encoding putative beta-glucosidase D, which produces MGGALAMTWDKDHFEAEAKAAGKEFYDMGSNAEGFTPDPFLNGICMEKTVKGMNSAGVITIGRHLLLNEQETNHATRAGMEAVTGAMTRVNGTLSCENSKLVSGLLKEELGFLGLVMPDVNSQTTSYGCANAGLDFGSSNYWTADILNAGIANGSCTQARLDDVAVRNAIGFHFSGLDNGRQEVGRDSLVLLKNNNVISLFGAHAGPEIAGPNFAFSVMGMDDPYQGQLATGGGSGQGSMGYAITPYEAISARARADGGMIRWLMNDTLDGGGGMPSMSDNSTSVGGAPGGGGSSSDSSMAGGGGGGGGGGGGGGFSIGGTGTALTPSYDNYASDYREGVHIDYRYFDAQNKTVRYPFDGLSYTTFTYTTSTLASKNTTALSSTYLTGHLALGGTSDLFDEVASITASVKNTGTVEGAEVAQLYVSYPAEAQQPPRQLRGFEKVKLQPGEEREVTFSVRRRDVSFWDIVAQKWAVAKGV; this is translated from the exons ATGGGCGGTGCTTTGGCCATGACCTGGGACAAAGATCATTTCGAGGCCGAGGCAAAGGCTGCCGGGAAGGAATTCTATGATATGGGTAGCAATG CCGAAGGCTTCACTCCCGATCCCTTCCTCAACGGCATCTGCATGGAGAAGACTGTCAAAGGCATGAACTCAGCTGGAGTCATCACCATTGGACGCCATCTGCTGCTTAATGAACAGGAAACCAATC ATGCCACTCGCGCTGGCATGGAAGCCGTCACGGGTGCGATGACCAGGGTCAACGGTACCTTGTCTTGCGAAAACAGCAAGCTCGTGAGCGGTCTCCTCAAGGAAGAGCTCGGGTTCCTAGGCCTAGTGATGCCCGATGTCAACTCGCAAACCACATCGTATGGCTGTGCCAATGCTGGTCTCGACTTTGGCTCCAGCAACTACTGGACCGCCGACATTCTCAACGCGGGTATCGCCAACGGCTCCTGCACACAAGCTCGACTTGATGACGTGGCTGTGCGGAACGCTATTGGGTTCCACTTCTCGGGACTCGATAATGGGCGGCA GGAGGTGGGAAGGGACTCATTGGTCCTCCTCAAGAACAACAATGTCATCAGTCTCTTCGGCGCTCACGCTGGACCGGAAATCGCTGGACCAAACTTTGCGTTCTCAGTCATGGGCATGGACGACCCATACCAAGGTCAGCTTGCCACTGGAGGCGGAAGTGGTCAAGGCTCTATGGGCTATGCTATCACACCGTACGAAGCGATCTCGGCAAGGGCCCGAGCGGACGGTGGTATGATCCGCTGGCTGATGAATGATACATTGGATGGTGGCGGTGGTATGCCGAGCATGAGCGATAACTCTACTAGCGTGGGCGGCGCGCCTGGCGGTGGTGGTTCTAGCTCGGACTCATCGATGGCTGGCGGAGGCGGAGGCGGAGGCGGAGGCGGAGGTGGCGGTGGCTTCAGCATTGGTGGCACTGGAACAGCATTGACACCATCATACGACAATTACGCTTCCGACTACCGCGAAGGTGTCCACATCGACTACCGCTACTTCGACGCTCAGAACAAGACTGTTCGATACCCGTTCGA CGGCCTCTCCTACACAACCTTCACATACACCACCTCAACCCTCGCATCCAAAAATACCACGGCCCTCTCCTCAACTTACCTCACCGGGCACCTCGCCCTCGGCGGCACATCCGACCTCTTCGATGAAGTTGCGTCCATCACCGCTTCCGTTAAGAATACGGGGACTGTAGAGGGTGCGGAGGTCGCGCAGCTTTATGTTTCGTACCCGGCGGAGGCACAACAGCCGCCGAGGCAGTTGAGGGGGTTTGAGAAAGTGAAATTACAGCCGGGCGAGGAGAGGGAGGTGACGTTTAGTGTGAGGAGGAGGGATGTTAGTTTTTGGGATATTGTGGCGCAGAAGTGGGCGGTTGCGAAGGGAGTGTAG
- a CDS encoding Decarboxylase orsB has protein sequence MAANPSRFSGFAALPMAFPKEAAVEPERAVKDLGLVGAMIDNHLMDGTYYDNETFWPVFETAERLDVPIYLHPSPPSPAALQQQFAGNYPTSIVGRLGASAWG, from the coding sequence ATGGCCGCCAACCCTTCTCGCTTCAGCGGCTTTGCAGCGTTGCCCATGGCATTCCCAAAGGAAGCAGCAGTGGAACCCGAGCGAGCCGTGAAAGATCTCGGCCTGGTCGGCGCGATGATCGATAACCACCTAATGGACGGGACGTACTATGATAACGAGACTTTCTGGCCCGTCTTCGAGACAGCAGAGCGTCTAGACGTACCAATCTATCTCCACCCATCCCCTCCATCTCCAGCCGCATTACAGCAACAATTCGCCGGAAACTACCCCACAAGCATCGTCGGCCGCCTAGGAGCCTCCGCCTGGGGCTGA
- a CDS encoding All-trans-retinol dehydrogenase [NAD(+)] ADH4 has protein sequence MGRGADWEAGAGTVENILKPSPDSSILIFGLGTVGLTALIAAKYLGVKQIIGVDIDDHKLPLAKELGATDPLNSSKVADLPTSIRDLSNDLGVDYAIECTGVPSVIETMLTLLANRGTAVTVGLAPAGAQIKLDPQQFLMGSKAWLGRREGDSGPQKYIPHQL, from the coding sequence ATGGGTCGGGGTGCTGACTGGGAAGCAGGTGCAGGAACGGTTGAGAACATCCTCAAGCCCTCACCGGATTCTTCAATCTTGATTTTTGGGCTTGGAACAGTAGGTTTGACCGCTCTCATCGCAGCGAAGTACCTCGGAGTGAAACAAATCATCGGCGTTGACATCGACGACCACAAGCTCCCCCTCGCGAAAGAGCTAGGTGCGACGGATCCACTCAACTCATCGAAAGTCGCAGACCTCCCTACAAGCATTCGCGACCTCAGCAACGACCTCGGCGTCGACTACGCCATAGAATGCACCGGCGTGCCCTCCGTAATCGAGACGATGCTCACCCTGCTCGCAAACCGCGGGACAGCAGTGACCGTCGGGTTGGCGCCAGCAGGTGCTCAGATCAAACTCGATCCACAGCAGTTCTTGATGGGAAGCAAGGCGTGGTTAGGGCGGAGGGAGGGTGATAGTGGGCCGCAGAAGTATATTCCGCATCAATTGTAG
- a CDS encoding Decarboxylase orsB → MIDRVDDNRIRNGTTFAEVWDRNIWVTVAGFFHVTRPERVMYSVDYPFVGNEVGWEFVQELAGSGLLGREEMEGFAFGNAERLLGLRK, encoded by the exons ATGATCGACCGCGTGGACGACAACCGGATTCGCAACGGGACCACATTTGCAGAGGTGTGGGATAGGAATATTTGGGTGACGGTGGCGGGCTTCTTTCAT GTGACGAGGCCGGAGAGGGTTATGTATAGTGTGGATTATCCTTTTGTGGGGAACGAGGTGGGGTGGGAGTTTGTGCAGGAGTTGGCGGGGAGTGGGTTGTTGGGGAGGGAGGAGATGGAGGGGTTTGCGTTTGGGAATGCTGAGAGGTTGTTGGGGTTGCGGAAATAG
- a CDS encoding Carbonic anhydrase, with translation MRTTTTISSIVLLLASSSLACDISHLTKRSSSTSPWSYDTPTHWADDDQANILCHDGMHQSPIALTSQSMGGPHIPLFNYEGDWAGQISNTGHGIKFVVDRPEGDNTALPSLDFDGERVYLDSFHTHVPAEHVIDGDRSTGEMHFVHVDAQGNPKAVVAFRFDPSSGSRNVTSTFFEQFGQFPALEEHGSHKRSVKGCRPSLALHEVAEYHSYWSYSGSLTTPPCSEGLRWFVARDVMVLGDEQLQALVNVSHYSARPTQRSWLHDVGK, from the coding sequence ATGCGTACCACAACCACCATCAGCTCAATCGTGCTGCTCCTCGCATCGTCCTCCCTCGCCTGCGACATATCCCACCTCACCAAACGCTCCAGCAGCACCTCCCCCTGGTCCTACGACACCCCAACCCACTGGGCCGACGACGACCAAGCCAACATCCTCTGCCACGACGGCATGCACCAATCCCCCATAGCCCTCACCTCCCAATCAATGGGCGGTCCTCACATCCCTCTGTTCAACTACGAAGGCGACTGGGCCGGTCAAATCAGCAACACCGGCCACGGGATAAAATTCGTAGTCGATCGGCCCGAAGGAGACAACACTGCTCTGCCATCGCTGGATTTTGATGGCGAGAGGGTTTATCTGGATTCTTTCCATACGCATGTCCCGGCTGAACATGTGATTGATGGGGATCGGTCTACTGGGGAAATGCATTTTGTGCATGTTGATGCGCAGGGGAATCCGAAAGCTGTTGTTGCGTTCCGGTTTGATCCGAGTTCTGGGTCGCGGAATGTGACGAGTACGTTCTTTGAGCAGTTTGGACAGTTCCCGGCGCTGGAGGAGCATGGATCTCATAAGAGAAGTGTGAAGGGCTGTCGGCCGAGTTTAGCGCTCCATGAGGTTGCTGAGTACCACAGCTATTGGTCGTATAGTGGCAGCTTGACGACGCCGCCGTGCTCAGAGGGGTTGAGATGGTTTGTCGCTAGGGATGTGATGGTATTGGGAGATGAGCAGCTGCAGGCATTGGTCAACGTTAGCCACTACTCTGCTAGGCCGACACAACGTTCTTGGCTCCATGACGTCGGGAAGTAG